In Haloarcula sp. H-GB4, a single genomic region encodes these proteins:
- a CDS encoding 30S ribosomal protein S13, with product MSAEDPNAGEDADAEEEEDIRYFVRIGQTDLDGTKSVERALTELNGIGHRAARIIAQKADVDRRAVFGKLDDDVIERVVDRVENFADDVPEWMTNHQKDYFTGETTHETGNDLQLTRRQDINRMKMIDSYRGVRHKRGQKVRGQRTKSTGRTEGTIGVNVEAIKEEQAEEAAAEDDE from the coding sequence ATGAGTGCAGAAGACCCCAACGCGGGCGAGGACGCGGATGCCGAAGAGGAGGAGGACATCCGCTATTTCGTCCGTATCGGACAGACAGACCTCGACGGGACGAAATCCGTCGAGCGAGCACTGACAGAACTGAACGGTATCGGCCACCGGGCCGCCCGAATTATCGCCCAGAAGGCGGACGTCGACCGGCGCGCTGTCTTCGGCAAGCTCGACGACGACGTCATTGAGCGCGTTGTCGACCGCGTCGAGAACTTCGCCGACGATGTGCCCGAGTGGATGACCAACCACCAGAAGGATTACTTCACTGGTGAAACCACCCACGAGACTGGCAACGACCTCCAGCTTACCCGCCGGCAGGACATCAACCGCATGAAGATGATCGACTCCTACCGCGGTGTCCGCCACAAGCGCGGCCAGAAGGTCCGTGGACAGCGTACCAAGTCCACCGGCCGGACGGAGGGAACCATCGGCGTCAACGTCGAGGCGATCAAGGAAGAGCAAGCCGAGGAAGCCGCTGCGGAGGATGACGAATAA
- the rpsB gene encoding 30S ribosomal protein S2 → MSGNEKEGLDASDSDFDPSDEDDEAVDAETETEAEQPADDAEEATEAEPTDDDTEADEAADADEAAGPQLDEDVMPDEQSEADLLIPVEDYLGAGVHIGTQQKTQDMERFIHRVRTDGLYVLDVSMTDERIRTAADFLANYEPEQILAASSRQYGRFPAEKFAEAIGARVRTGRFIPGTLTNPDYDGYIEPDIVVVTDPIGDAQAVKEAITVGIPVIAMCDSNNTTSNVDLVVPTNNKGRKALSVVYWLLANETLDRRGAEPTYGLDDFESDL, encoded by the coding sequence ATGAGCGGCAACGAAAAAGAAGGTCTCGACGCGTCCGATTCCGACTTCGACCCGTCCGACGAGGACGACGAAGCGGTCGACGCGGAGACCGAAACGGAAGCCGAACAGCCCGCCGACGACGCCGAAGAGGCGACAGAGGCCGAACCAACTGATGACGACACGGAAGCCGACGAAGCGGCCGACGCCGACGAGGCTGCCGGCCCACAGCTGGACGAGGACGTCATGCCCGACGAGCAGTCGGAGGCCGACCTCCTCATCCCCGTCGAGGACTACCTCGGCGCCGGTGTCCACATCGGGACCCAGCAGAAGACCCAGGACATGGAGCGGTTCATCCACCGCGTCCGGACCGACGGGCTCTACGTGCTGGACGTCTCGATGACCGACGAGCGTATCCGCACCGCCGCGGACTTCCTGGCCAACTACGAGCCGGAGCAGATCCTGGCCGCATCGTCGCGCCAGTACGGCCGGTTCCCGGCAGAGAAGTTCGCCGAAGCGATCGGCGCGCGCGTCCGCACCGGTCGGTTCATCCCCGGCACGCTGACCAATCCCGACTACGACGGCTACATCGAGCCTGACATCGTGGTCGTCACCGACCCGATCGGTGACGCCCAGGCTGTCAAGGAGGCCATCACAGTCGGGATCCCGGTCATCGCAATGTGTGACTCCAACAACACCACGTCGAACGTCGACCTGGTAGTCCCGACGAACAACAAGGGGCGAAAGGCGCTGTCAGTCGTCTACTGGCTGCTGGCCAACGAGACGCTCGACCGCCGCGGTGCCGAGCCGACGTACGGACTCGACGACTTCGAGTCCGACCTCTAA
- a CDS encoding 30S ribosomal protein S9, which yields MVTNTSGKKKTAVARATVREGEGRVRIDSQPVELVDPELAQLKMLEPFRIAEDDLRGEVDVEVSVEGGGVMGQADAARTAIARGLVDHTNDAELRDAFMEFDRSLLVNDVRQSEPKKWGGPGARARYQKSYR from the coding sequence ATGGTAACGAACACGTCTGGCAAGAAGAAGACCGCCGTCGCCCGCGCGACCGTTCGCGAGGGTGAGGGCCGCGTGCGTATCGACTCGCAGCCGGTCGAACTCGTCGACCCCGAGCTGGCGCAGCTCAAGATGCTGGAACCGTTCCGCATCGCCGAGGACGACCTCCGCGGCGAGGTCGACGTGGAAGTGTCCGTCGAAGGTGGCGGTGTCATGGGGCAGGCAGATGCCGCCCGAACCGCCATCGCTCGCGGACTTGTCGACCACACCAACGACGCCGAACTCCGTGACGCGTTCATGGAGTTCGACCGCTCGCTGCTGGTCAACGATGTTCGCCAGTCCGAACCCAAGAAGTGGGGCGGCCCCGGTGCGCGGGCCCGCTACCAGAAATCGTACCGCTAA
- a CDS encoding 30S ribosomal protein S4 → MALGSNTKFYETPNHPFQGERIADEANLIGRYGLKNKEELWRAQSELRGYRREARKLLGSAGEHETESEEFLARLKRYGILNEQDQLDDVLSLDVTDVLERRLQTVVYRKGYANTPEQARQFIVHGHIVLDDARVTRPGMTVENAVESSVGFDEHSSLSDELHPERAEAQE, encoded by the coding sequence ATGGCGCTTGGTTCAAACACGAAGTTCTACGAGACGCCGAATCATCCCTTCCAGGGCGAACGCATCGCCGACGAGGCCAATCTCATCGGCCGCTACGGCCTGAAGAACAAAGAAGAGCTCTGGCGCGCACAGTCCGAGCTTCGTGGCTACCGCCGTGAGGCACGGAAGCTGCTGGGCAGCGCCGGCGAGCACGAGACCGAGTCCGAGGAGTTCCTCGCTCGGCTCAAGCGCTACGGCATCCTCAACGAGCAGGACCAGCTCGACGACGTCCTGTCGCTTGACGTGACTGACGTGCTGGAACGCCGCCTGCAGACGGTCGTCTACCGCAAGGGCTACGCGAACACGCCCGAGCAGGCCCGCCAGTTCATCGTCCACGGACATATCGTGCTGGACGACGCTCGCGTTACCCGACCCGGCATGACGGTGGAGAACGCCGTCGAAAGCTCGGTCGGCTTCGACGAGCACAGCTCTCTGTCGGACGAACTCCATCCTGAGCGCGCGGAGGCCCAAGAATGA
- a CDS encoding 30S ribosomal protein S17e, producing MAIKPAYVKKTGTLLMERYPDAFGADFEHNKDVVEELTNIESKGVRNRIAGYVTRKMNNPVEA from the coding sequence ATGGCAATCAAACCCGCCTACGTCAAGAAGACCGGGACGCTCCTCATGGAGCGATACCCTGACGCCTTCGGTGCAGACTTCGAACACAACAAAGACGTCGTCGAGGAACTGACCAACATCGAGTCCAAGGGTGTCCGCAACCGCATCGCCGGCTACGTCACCCGGAAGATGAACAACCCGGTCGAAGCGTAA
- a CDS encoding triphosphoribosyl-dephospho-CoA synthase has protein sequence MVRLGGVTVTERSVAQNAQLALLLEVSGTPKPGNVDRQREYDDLRFEHFMAGAVGARPGLDRAAAGDPIGPAFETAVEGMAGQSGGNTQFGALLVLTPLVAAASDGRLSPSGVDAVVRGTIVEDAAAFYRAFEHVDVAVDDPPDGLEPLDVRRGSDAVPALQAREMTLFDVMESSADTDGVAAEWVSDFERVFEASERLLDGSGPVADRASEVFLELLAAEPDTFVVTRQDRETAEEVQERAQAVLDGDGDATDLAEEFVRRDINPGTTADIVAGALFVALERGLEV, from the coding sequence GTGGTTCGCCTCGGAGGTGTCACCGTGACCGAGCGGTCTGTTGCACAGAACGCCCAGCTGGCACTGTTACTGGAGGTCTCCGGCACGCCGAAGCCCGGCAACGTCGACCGCCAGCGGGAGTACGACGACCTCCGGTTCGAGCACTTCATGGCCGGTGCCGTGGGGGCGCGTCCGGGCCTCGACCGCGCGGCCGCGGGCGACCCTATCGGTCCTGCGTTCGAGACCGCTGTCGAAGGGATGGCGGGCCAATCCGGCGGGAACACCCAGTTCGGGGCCTTGCTGGTGCTCACACCGCTGGTGGCCGCGGCGAGTGATGGCCGGCTGTCCCCATCTGGCGTCGATGCTGTGGTTCGTGGGACGATAGTCGAAGACGCGGCGGCATTCTACCGCGCCTTCGAGCACGTCGACGTGGCTGTCGACGACCCGCCGGACGGGCTGGAACCGCTCGATGTTCGCCGCGGAAGCGACGCGGTTCCGGCACTCCAGGCGCGCGAGATGACGCTGTTCGACGTGATGGAGTCCAGCGCCGATACCGACGGCGTGGCCGCCGAGTGGGTCTCCGACTTCGAGCGCGTATTCGAGGCCAGCGAGAGGCTACTGGACGGGTCTGGTCCGGTCGCCGACCGCGCGTCCGAGGTCTTCCTCGAACTGCTCGCGGCGGAACCGGACACGTTCGTCGTCACGCGTCAGGACCGCGAAACCGCCGAGGAGGTCCAAGAGCGGGCACAGGCTGTTCTCGACGGCGACGGAGACGCAACCGATCTCGCCGAGGAGTTCGTCAGGCGTGACATCAATCCCGGAACGACTGCCGACATCGTTGCCGGTGCGCTGTTCGTCGCGCTGGAACGGGGGCTCGAAGTGTGA
- a CDS encoding DNA-directed RNA polymerase subunit N — MMVPVRCFTCGNVVGEHWEEFKARTREAEEPEDPEKVLDELGVERHCCRRMLVSHKDLVDIVSPYQ, encoded by the coding sequence ATGATGGTACCGGTTCGGTGTTTCACGTGCGGTAATGTCGTCGGCGAGCACTGGGAAGAGTTCAAAGCACGCACCCGCGAGGCCGAGGAGCCTGAGGACCCGGAGAAGGTCCTTGATGAACTCGGCGTCGAGCGGCACTGCTGTCGCCGGATGCTCGTCTCGCACAAGGACCTCGTCGACATCGTCTCACCCTACCAATGA
- a CDS encoding DNA-directed RNA polymerase subunit K has translation MNAQESRYEKARKLGARALQLAHGAPVLIETEHTQPILIAAEEYDAGVLPFTVNRSD, from the coding sequence ATGAACGCACAGGAAAGCCGCTACGAGAAGGCCCGCAAACTCGGCGCGCGAGCGCTGCAGTTGGCCCACGGTGCTCCCGTGCTCATCGAGACGGAACACACCCAGCCGATACTCATCGCCGCCGAGGAGTACGACGCTGGCGTCCTACCGTTTACGGTCAACAGGAGTGATTAA
- a CDS encoding DUF447 domain-containing protein, with the protein MTGAPSTGDGPDSGESETQWPVTLAGVSETVVTTLGPNERWNVAALGVHAPDDDGPATATTWGRTRTWRNFREREGGYVQFTRDSVDFAEAALSVREEDDPVLDSADAWVQVNVERRDSGTEGNTQWVEWALHPVDSTVERRVVPTTNRGHAAVVEATVAASRLDVPSYDRETLLDRLAYFESVVETAGGERERAAFERVRDLVDTDW; encoded by the coding sequence GTGACTGGGGCTCCTTCGACAGGCGATGGTCCGGACTCTGGTGAGTCCGAGACACAGTGGCCCGTCACGCTTGCTGGCGTCTCCGAGACAGTCGTCACAACACTGGGCCCGAACGAGCGCTGGAACGTGGCTGCGCTGGGTGTGCATGCACCGGATGACGATGGGCCAGCTACGGCGACGACGTGGGGCCGAACCCGGACTTGGCGGAACTTCCGGGAGCGAGAGGGTGGCTACGTTCAGTTCACGCGCGACTCGGTCGATTTCGCCGAGGCGGCGCTGTCGGTCCGCGAGGAGGACGACCCCGTCCTCGACAGCGCGGACGCCTGGGTACAGGTCAATGTCGAACGGCGTGACTCCGGTACTGAGGGCAACACGCAGTGGGTCGAGTGGGCGCTACACCCCGTCGACAGCACTGTCGAGCGCCGCGTCGTCCCGACGACGAACCGCGGCCACGCCGCCGTCGTCGAGGCGACCGTCGCAGCCTCACGGCTGGATGTACCGAGCTACGACCGCGAGACGCTGCTGGATCGTCTCGCGTACTTCGAGTCCGTGGTCGAAACAGCCGGCGGTGAGCGCGAGCGCGCGGCCTTCGAGCGCGTCCGCGACTTGGTCGACACCGACTGGTAG
- the eno gene encoding phosphopyruvate hydratase — MTLITDIRLRRVLDSRGNATVEADVLTESGGFGRGKAPSGASTGEYEAIELPANEAIAKAREEALPRLIGEVHAGNQRDVDAALHAADGTDDFSGIGANSAVAISMAAAKAGADVLGAPLYQHLGGTFRGNAYPTPLGNIIGGGEHAADATNIQEFLAAPVGAPSVEEAVFANAAVHQEVHDILADRDLPAGKGDEGAWAPSVSDDEAFEIMDEAVETVADDFGFAISFGLDVAGAELYDDEEDGYVYDDGVKSTEAQIEYIAEKVEEYDLVYVEDPLDENDYEAFADLTAQVGDQTLVCGDDLFVTNVERLQAGINADAGNSILIKPNQIGTLTDAVDAIELATANGYESVVSHRSGETEDTTIAHLAVATDAPFIKTGAVGGERTAKLNELIRIEDNAV, encoded by the coding sequence ATGACGCTCATCACTGACATCCGACTCCGCCGCGTCCTCGACTCCCGCGGGAACGCGACTGTCGAGGCCGACGTTCTCACTGAGAGTGGGGGCTTCGGTCGTGGCAAGGCACCGAGCGGCGCAAGCACGGGTGAGTACGAGGCCATCGAACTCCCCGCCAACGAGGCCATCGCCAAGGCCCGTGAGGAGGCACTCCCACGACTCATCGGTGAGGTCCACGCCGGGAACCAGCGTGACGTCGACGCGGCGCTTCACGCCGCCGATGGCACTGACGACTTCTCCGGCATCGGAGCCAACAGCGCTGTCGCCATCTCGATGGCGGCCGCAAAGGCTGGTGCTGATGTGCTGGGCGCACCGCTGTACCAGCACCTCGGTGGCACGTTCCGGGGCAACGCGTACCCGACGCCACTGGGCAACATCATCGGCGGCGGCGAACACGCCGCGGATGCAACCAACATTCAGGAGTTCCTCGCGGCCCCCGTCGGCGCGCCGAGCGTCGAAGAGGCCGTCTTCGCCAACGCCGCGGTCCACCAGGAAGTCCACGACATCCTGGCTGACCGCGACTTGCCAGCGGGCAAGGGTGACGAGGGAGCCTGGGCACCGTCCGTCTCGGACGACGAAGCGTTCGAGATCATGGACGAGGCCGTTGAGACCGTTGCCGACGACTTCGGCTTCGCAATCTCTTTCGGCCTCGACGTCGCTGGCGCGGAACTCTACGACGACGAGGAGGACGGCTACGTCTACGATGACGGCGTCAAGTCCACCGAAGCGCAGATCGAGTACATCGCCGAGAAGGTCGAGGAGTACGACCTCGTCTACGTCGAGGACCCACTCGACGAGAATGATTACGAGGCCTTCGCGGACCTGACCGCACAGGTCGGTGACCAGACGCTCGTCTGTGGCGACGACCTGTTCGTCACGAACGTCGAGCGCCTGCAGGCCGGTATCAACGCCGACGCCGGTAACTCCATCCTGATCAAGCCGAACCAGATCGGGACGCTTACCGACGCTGTCGACGCCATCGAACTGGCGACGGCAAACGGCTACGAGTCCGTCGTCTCCCACCGCAGCGGTGAGACGGAAGACACGACGATTGCACACCTCGCTGTCGCCACTGACGCACCGTTCATCAAGACCGGCGCGGTCGGCGGCGAGCGCACAGCCAAGCTGAACGAACTAATCCGTATCGAGGACAACGCAGTATGA
- a CDS encoding DNA-directed RNA polymerase subunit D, whose product MTQDYEVEFVERGEREARILVRGITPAFANGIRRAMVADVPTFSIDTVRVIENTSVMFNEQIGLRLGLVPLTTDLDDFEIGDEVTLSLSVDGPSTAYSSDLVSSDPMVEAADDNIPIIDLKEGQRLEVEADAVLDTGREHAKHQGGVAVGYRHLQQVEVVGDLGEFEDDDPNILRGVIEEQAAEHAAGDATNGELVATDEFDNDLRNRYPGKDVEVSDVPNAFVFHVETDGSFTTEELVLRAVETLRDRATELKDAVQL is encoded by the coding sequence ATGACACAGGACTACGAGGTTGAGTTCGTCGAACGCGGCGAGCGCGAGGCGCGGATCCTCGTGCGCGGCATCACGCCGGCCTTCGCCAACGGCATCCGGCGAGCGATGGTCGCGGACGTACCGACGTTCAGTATCGACACCGTCCGCGTCATCGAGAACACCAGCGTGATGTTCAACGAGCAGATCGGTCTCCGACTGGGACTGGTCCCGCTGACGACCGACCTCGACGACTTCGAGATCGGCGACGAAGTGACGCTGTCGCTGTCCGTCGACGGGCCGAGCACGGCCTACTCCAGCGACCTCGTCTCTTCGGACCCGATGGTCGAGGCCGCCGACGACAACATCCCGATCATCGACCTCAAGGAAGGCCAACGTCTCGAAGTCGAGGCAGACGCCGTCCTCGATACCGGTCGGGAACACGCCAAACACCAGGGCGGCGTGGCCGTCGGCTACCGACACCTCCAGCAGGTGGAGGTCGTCGGCGACCTCGGCGAGTTCGAGGACGACGACCCGAACATCCTGCGTGGCGTCATCGAAGAGCAGGCGGCCGAACACGCCGCCGGCGACGCCACCAACGGCGAACTTGTCGCGACAGACGAGTTCGATAACGACCTTCGGAACCGCTACCCCGGCAAGGACGTCGAGGTATCGGACGTGCCGAACGCGTTCGTGTTCCACGTCGAGACGGACGGGTCGTTCACCACCGAGGAACTGGTCCTGCGTGCGGTCGAGACGCTGCGTGACCGCGCGACCGAACTGAAAGACGCAGTCCAGCTGTAA
- the cofD gene encoding 2-phospho-L-lactate transferase — MVTFLAGGTGTPKLLVGADDVFSPEATTVVANTGDDIELGGHLVCPDLDTVLFLDGEVLDRETWWGIADDTAETHAELTRLADAAGLDGGPRYLSDDAQIEGRDIAHWRRFSGVAEFMHIGDQDRAVHVTRTSLLDEGRSLTDVTRTLADAFGLERTLLPMSDDPVASIIHTPSGPMHFQEWWVGHEGELPVEDVEFRGAERASATDAVLTALDDTVVIGPSNPVTSLGPMLAIDDIERALHETTVVAVSPFIEDTVFSGPAADLMAGVGLEPSTAGVAEAYPFADAFVLDGEDSTPLDVPVVQTDTTLNDAADAERVNRAVETALSEVS; from the coding sequence ATGGTGACGTTTCTCGCCGGCGGGACGGGAACGCCGAAGCTCCTCGTCGGTGCCGACGACGTGTTTTCGCCGGAAGCCACGACTGTTGTCGCCAACACTGGCGACGATATCGAGCTGGGAGGCCACCTTGTCTGCCCGGACCTCGACACCGTGCTGTTTCTGGACGGGGAAGTCCTCGACCGTGAGACATGGTGGGGTATCGCCGACGACACCGCTGAGACACACGCCGAACTGACACGGCTCGCCGATGCCGCCGGGCTCGACGGCGGACCGCGATACCTTTCCGACGACGCGCAAATTGAGGGCCGAGACATTGCCCACTGGCGGCGATTCTCCGGCGTCGCTGAGTTCATGCACATCGGCGACCAGGACCGCGCGGTCCACGTCACGCGGACCTCGTTGCTCGACGAGGGCCGCTCACTGACAGACGTAACGCGTACGCTCGCCGATGCATTCGGGCTGGAACGGACGCTGTTACCGATGAGCGACGACCCTGTCGCGTCAATCATACACACGCCGAGCGGTCCAATGCACTTTCAGGAGTGGTGGGTCGGTCATGAGGGGGAGCTGCCGGTCGAAGATGTTGAGTTCAGAGGCGCAGAACGGGCCAGCGCGACGGACGCCGTCCTGACCGCACTCGACGATACTGTTGTCATCGGTCCGTCGAACCCTGTGACTTCGCTCGGGCCGATGCTCGCCATTGACGACATCGAACGGGCACTACACGAGACAACGGTCGTCGCCGTCTCGCCGTTCATCGAGGATACGGTGTTCTCGGGGCCGGCGGCGGACCTCATGGCCGGTGTCGGGCTGGAGCCAAGCACTGCCGGCGTGGCCGAGGCCTACCCCTTCGCTGATGCGTTCGTGCTGGACGGCGAGGACTCGACACCGCTTGACGTGCCGGTTGTCCAAACCGACACGACCCTCAACGACGCGGCCGACGCCGAGCGAGTGAACCGTGCGGTCGAGACTGCTCTTTCGGAGGTGTCCTGA
- a CDS encoding 50S ribosomal protein L13 has protein sequence MSVAEFDADVIVDARDCIMGRVASQVAEQALDGETVAVVNAERAVITGREEQIVEKYEKRVDIGNDNGYFYPKRPDGIFKRTIRGMLPHKKQRGREAFESVRVYLGNPYDEDGEVLDGTSLDRLSNIKFVTLGEISETLGANKTW, from the coding sequence ATGAGCGTCGCAGAGTTCGACGCGGATGTCATCGTTGATGCCCGCGACTGTATCATGGGCCGCGTCGCATCACAGGTCGCCGAACAGGCTCTCGATGGCGAGACGGTCGCTGTCGTCAACGCCGAACGCGCCGTGATCACCGGCCGAGAGGAGCAGATCGTAGAGAAGTACGAGAAACGTGTCGACATCGGTAACGACAACGGGTACTTCTACCCCAAGCGACCGGACGGCATCTTCAAACGCACCATCCGTGGCATGCTGCCCCACAAGAAGCAGCGTGGCCGCGAGGCGTTCGAGAGCGTCCGTGTCTACCTCGGCAACCCGTACGACGAGGACGGCGAGGTTCTAGACGGCACGTCGCTTGACCGACTGTCGAACATCAAGTTCGTCACGCTGGGCGAGATCAGCGAAACGCTTGGAGCGAACAAGACATGGTAA
- a CDS encoding tRNA-dihydrouridine synthase produces MFEPRVALASLSGEADASWARAVKSHVGCAFLGGIALDNQTRKAARAMTDRDRSEFLPDDPIAFIDEQLGALADAPLRSGFNVRSATPAPVERAASVCRRHDAIIEINAHCRQDEMCAAGAGESLLREPERLAAFVEAAASTGATVSVKGRAELDGVSLPAVARAIEDAGGDVFHVDAMDSESVIADVTDATDLFVVANNGVRGTATTLEYLSYGADAVSVGRASDRPELLDEVRATTAEWFASEVSP; encoded by the coding sequence ATGTTCGAGCCGCGCGTCGCCCTCGCGAGTCTGAGTGGCGAGGCCGACGCGTCGTGGGCCCGCGCGGTCAAGTCCCACGTCGGATGTGCGTTCCTCGGCGGCATCGCGCTCGACAACCAGACGCGCAAGGCCGCCCGGGCGATGACCGACCGCGACCGCTCCGAGTTCCTGCCGGACGATCCGATTGCGTTCATCGATGAACAGCTCGGCGCACTTGCGGACGCACCGCTTCGATCTGGTTTCAACGTCCGGAGCGCGACACCTGCCCCCGTCGAGCGTGCCGCCTCCGTCTGTCGGCGCCACGACGCCATCATCGAAATCAACGCTCACTGCCGGCAGGACGAGATGTGCGCTGCGGGTGCCGGTGAGTCGCTCCTTCGGGAGCCGGAGCGACTGGCGGCGTTCGTGGAAGCAGCAGCGTCGACAGGGGCGACGGTTTCGGTGAAGGGGCGTGCCGAACTCGACGGTGTCTCGCTTCCGGCCGTTGCTCGAGCCATCGAAGATGCCGGTGGTGATGTATTCCACGTCGACGCGATGGACTCGGAGTCGGTCATCGCCGACGTGACCGACGCCACCGACCTGTTCGTCGTGGCGAACAACGGCGTTCGCGGGACGGCGACCACACTGGAGTACCTCTCGTACGGTGCTGACGCCGTCAGCGTCGGTCGCGCAAGCGACAGGCCGGAGTTACTTGACGAGGTCCGGGCGACGACAGCGGAGTGGTTCGCCTCGGAGGTGTCACCGTGA
- a CDS encoding 50S ribosomal protein L18e — translation MSKTNPRLSSLIADLKSAARSSGGAVWGDVAERLEKPRRTHAEVNLGRIERYAQEDETVVVPGKVLGSGVLQKDVTVAAVDFSGTAETKIDQVGEAVSLEQAIENNPEGSHVRVIR, via the coding sequence ATGAGTAAGACGAACCCGAGACTCAGTAGTCTCATCGCCGACCTGAAGTCAGCCGCCCGCAGTTCGGGCGGTGCTGTCTGGGGCGACGTCGCCGAGCGCTTAGAAAAGCCACGGCGCACACACGCGGAAGTCAACCTCGGCCGTATCGAACGATACGCCCAGGAAGACGAAACCGTCGTTGTGCCCGGCAAGGTGCTTGGCTCCGGTGTCCTGCAGAAGGACGTCACCGTCGCCGCTGTCGACTTCTCCGGAACCGCCGAGACGAAGATCGACCAGGTTGGAGAGGCTGTATCACTCGAACAGGCAATTGAAAACAACCCAGAAGGCTCCCACGTCCGGGTGATCCGATGA
- a CDS encoding Mrp/NBP35 family ATP-binding protein: protein MNTDDVRERLQAVEDPDLGDDIVSLGLINSIDVTDDQVSIDLALGAPYSPTETSIANEVREALGDLDREIDLSASVDRGVPEAEDPLPKVKNVIAVASGKGGVGKSTVAVNLAAGLSRLGARVGLFDADVYGPNVPRMLDADEQPQATEDEEIIPVEKHGMRLMSMDFLVGKDDPVIFRGPMVDNVLTQLWDDVLWGELDYMVVDLPPGTGDTQLTMLQQVPVSGAVIVTTPEEVALDDARKGLRMFGRHETPVLGIVENMSSFVCPDCGGTHDIFGSGGGREFADETEMPFLGEIPLDPEVREGGATGEPLVLDEDSDVGESFRDIAARTANMQGIIHRKRQSDSQRAQPEQ, encoded by the coding sequence ATGAATACAGATGACGTACGCGAGCGCCTGCAAGCGGTCGAGGACCCGGATCTTGGGGACGACATTGTCTCGCTCGGGCTGATCAACAGCATCGACGTGACTGACGACCAAGTCAGCATCGACCTGGCGCTCGGTGCGCCGTACTCGCCGACGGAGACGAGCATCGCGAACGAGGTCCGCGAGGCGCTGGGTGACCTTGACCGCGAGATCGACCTCTCGGCGAGCGTCGACCGCGGCGTCCCGGAAGCAGAGGACCCACTGCCGAAGGTCAAGAACGTCATCGCGGTCGCCTCGGGCAAGGGTGGGGTGGGCAAGTCGACCGTCGCAGTGAACCTCGCTGCCGGTCTCTCGCGGCTCGGTGCCCGCGTTGGCCTGTTCGACGCCGACGTGTACGGGCCGAACGTCCCGCGGATGCTCGATGCTGACGAACAGCCACAAGCGACAGAGGACGAAGAGATAATTCCCGTGGAGAAACACGGGATGCGACTGATGAGCATGGACTTCCTTGTCGGCAAGGACGACCCAGTTATCTTCCGTGGTCCGATGGTCGACAACGTCCTCACGCAACTGTGGGACGACGTGCTCTGGGGCGAGCTCGACTACATGGTCGTGGACCTGCCGCCGGGGACCGGCGACACGCAACTGACGATGCTCCAGCAGGTGCCCGTCTCCGGGGCCGTCATCGTCACCACGCCGGAGGAGGTCGCGCTCGACGACGCCCGGAAGGGCCTGCGGATGTTCGGTCGCCACGAGACGCCGGTTCTGGGCATCGTCGAGAACATGTCGTCGTTCGTCTGTCCGGACTGTGGTGGCACGCACGATATCTTCGGCAGCGGCGGCGGCCGCGAGTTCGCCGACGAGACGGAGATGCCGTTCCTTGGCGAGATTCCTCTCGACCCCGAAGTCAGGGAGGGTGGAGCCACTGGCGAACCGCTCGTGCTCGATGAGGATAGCGACGTTGGTGAATCGTTCCGCGACATCGCCGCTCGCACCGCGAACATGCAGGGCATCATCCACCGGAAGCGACAGAGCGACAGCCAGCGCGCTCAGCCCGAACAGTAG
- a CDS encoding 30S ribosomal protein S11, with translation MSEETEDIWGIAHVHASFNNTIITITDQTGAETLAKSSGGTVVKQNRDEASPYAAMQMAEVVAEKALDRGVEGVDVRVRGPGGNLQTSPGPGAQATIRALARAGLEIGRIEDVTPTPHDGTRAPKNSGF, from the coding sequence ATGAGCGAAGAAACCGAAGACATCTGGGGCATCGCCCACGTGCACGCATCGTTCAACAACACGATTATCACCATCACCGACCAGACCGGCGCGGAAACGCTCGCAAAGAGCTCCGGCGGGACGGTTGTCAAGCAGAACCGCGACGAAGCGTCGCCGTACGCGGCGATGCAGATGGCTGAGGTCGTTGCCGAAAAGGCCCTCGACCGTGGCGTCGAAGGCGTCGATGTTCGGGTCCGTGGTCCCGGCGGCAACCTCCAGACCTCGCCCGGTCCGGGTGCGCAGGCGACGATCCGCGCACTCGCCCGAGCGGGTCTGGAGATCGGTCGCATCGAGGACGTCACGCCGACCCCGCACGACGGCACTCGTGCACCCAAGAACTCCGGATTCTAA